From the genome of Vicinamibacterales bacterium:
CGGCGGCTCGCCGCGGACGACAGGACGATCCTCTTCGTCGGCACCAAGCGGCAGGCCCAGGACGTGATCGCCACCGAGGCGGCGCGCTGCGGGATGTTCTTCATCAACGAGCGGTGGCTGGGCGGACTCCTCACCAACTTCTCGACCATCCAGCGCAGCATCGCGCGGCTCCGCGACCTCGAGGCCATGGCCACGGACGGCCGCTACGAGTTCATGCCGAAGAAGGAGATCGCGCGGGCCGAGAAGGAGAAGCGGAAGCTCCAGCGCAACCTCGACGGCATCCGCAACATGTCCCGCCTGCCCGACGCGCTGTTCGTCGTGGACACCCGGAAGGAGAAGATCGCGGTCGACGAGGCCCGGAAGCTGAAGATTCCGGTCATCGGCATCGTCGACACGAACTGCGATCCCGACGAGGTCGATTACGTCATTCCCGGCAACGACGACGCGCTGCGGTCGATCAAGCTCTTCGCGGCTCGCGTCGCCGACGTGGTCCTTGACGGCCAGGCCGAGCGCGAGTCACGCCGGG
Proteins encoded in this window:
- the rpsB gene encoding 30S ribosomal protein S2, producing the protein MTPLAMKDLLEAGVHFGHQTKRWNPKMKPYIFGERSGIYILDLGKTVKLFREAEDYVRRLAADDRTILFVGTKRQAQDVIATEAARCGMFFINERWLGGLLTNFSTIQRSIARLRDLEAMATDGRYEFMPKKEIARAEKEKRKLQRNLDGIRNMSRLPDALFVVDTRKEKIAVDEARKLKIPVIGIVDTNCDPDEVDYVIPGNDDALRSIKLFAARVADVVLDGQAERESRRAEQAAADAEQAAADEAARVVRPASIRRPQRAETPVTPA